In Apteryx mantelli isolate bAptMan1 chromosome 16, bAptMan1.hap1, whole genome shotgun sequence, a single genomic region encodes these proteins:
- the PLD6 gene encoding mitochondrial cardiolipin hydrolase, which translates to MWPAVARRRAGLALAVLAAALALEALAAWRRRRRPVREVLFFPSRVTCTEALLAEAAPPGACRCPLPRGDCPLSRLLRRLLSARRSLEICLFAFSSPQLGRAVQLLHRRGVRVRVVTDAQYMALSGSQIGHLRRAGIPVRHDQDNGFMHHKFAIVDKKMLITGSLNWTTQAIQNNRENVLIVEDAEYVKPFLAEFERIWEEYNPINYTFFSKENK; encoded by the exons atgTGGCCGGCggtggcgcggcggcgggcgggcctgGCGCTGGCGGtgctggcggcggcgctggcccTCGAGGCGCTGGCGgcgtggcggcggcggaggcggcccgTGCGCGAGGTGCTCTTCTTCCCCTCGCGCGTCACCTGCACCGAGGCGCTGCTGGCCGAggcggcgccgcccggcgccTGCCGCTGCCCGCTGCCGCGCGGCGACTGCCCCCTCAGCCGCCTCCTGCGCCGCCTCCTCTCGGCCCGCCGCTCCCTCGAGATCTGCCTCTTCGCCTTCTCCAGCCCGCAGCTGGGCCGCGCCGTCCAGCTGCTCCACCGCCGCGGCGTCCGCGTCCGCGTCGTTACCGACGCGCAGTACATGGCCCTCAGCGGCTCCCAGATCGGCCACCTCCGGCGCGCCG GGATCCCGGTACGTCACGACCAGGACAATGGTTTCATGCATCACAAATTTGCTATTGTGGACAAGAAGATGCTCATCACGGGCTCCCTCAACTGGACCACGCAAGCTATCCAGAACAACCGGGAGAATGTGCTGATTGTGGAAGATGCAGAGTATGTGAAGCCTTTTCTGGCTGAGTTTGAAAGGATTTGGGAAGAATACAATCCCATCAactatacatttttttccaaagaaaataagtGA
- the FLCN gene encoding folliculin isoform X1, protein MNAIVALCHFCELHGPRTLFCTEVLHSPLPQGASSGDVSGQNEQAEEEEGGIQMSSRIRSHSPAEGASTDSSSPGPKKSDMCEGCRSLAGGHPGYVSHDKETSIKYVSHQHPNHPQLFSIVRQACVRSLSCEVCPGREGPIFFGDEQHGFVFSHTFFIKDSLARGFQRWYSIITIMMDRIYLINSWPFLLGKIRGIIDELQGKALKVFEAEQYGCPQRAQRMNTAFTPFLHQRNGNAARSLTSLTNDENLWACLHTSFAWLLKACGSRLTEKLLEGAPTEDTLVQMEKLADLKEESEGWDGSEEEEKPSAQTDVVEGQELSKCPPETSLMPDCNSWNVAHRRLSVFRSLRHMRQVLGASAFRMLAWHVLMGNQVIWKARDMDLVQSAFDVLRTMLPVGCVRIIPYSDQYEEAYRCNFLGLSPHVQIPSHILSSEFAVLVEVRTATRSSLYPTLFDDEQSLNKYEFVVTSGSPVAADRVGPTILNKIEAALTNQNLSVDVVDQCLVCLKEEWMNKVKVLFKFTKVDSRPKEDTQKLLSILGAAEEDNVKLLKFWMTGLSKTYKSHLMSTVRSPTSSESRN, encoded by the exons ATGAATGCTATCGTTGCCCTCTGCCATTTTTGTGAGCTCCACGGTCCTCGCACCCTCTTTTGTACCGAGGTTCTGCATTCACCGCTTCCTCAAGGTGCAAGCAGCGGAGACGTCTCTGGGCAGAATGAGCAGGCGGAAGAAGAAGAAGGCGGCATTCAGATGAGCAGTAGGATCCGCTCACACAGCCCAGCGGAAGGTGCCAGTACTGACTCCAGCAGCCCAGGGCCGAAAAAGTCAGACATGTGTGAG GGTTGCCGCTCTCTTGCAGGAGGACATCCTGGATATGTCAGCCATGACAAAGAGACTTCAATCAAGTATGTCAGTCACCAACACCCAAATCACCCCCAGCTGTTCAGTATTGTGCGTCAGGCCTGTGTTCGCAGTCTGAGTTGTGAG GTCTGCCCAGGACGTGAAGGCCCTATTTTTTTCGGAGATGAACAGCATGGCTTTGTGTTCAGCCACACCTTCTTTATCAAAGACAGCCTGGCTCGTGGTTTCCAGCGCTGGTACAGCATCATCACTATCATGATGGACCGGATTTATCTAATCAATTCCTGGCCTTTCTTGTTGGGAAAAATCAGAGGCATCATTGATGAGCTTCAGGGCAAAGCGCTCAAG GTGTTTGAAGCAGAGCAGTACGGGTGCCCTCAGCGTGCCCAGCGGATGAACACAGCGTTCACTCCCTTCCTGCACCAGCGGAATGGCAATGCAGCCCGCTCCTTAACGTCACTGACCAATGATGAAAACCTATGGGCATGTTTGCACACTTCTTTTGCTTG GCTTTTGAAAGCTTGTGGCAGCCGGCTTACAGAGAAGCTTCTGGAGGGAGCACCAACAGAAGACACCCTTGTTCAGATGGAAAAACTTGCAG ACCTGAAAGAAGAGTCAGAAGGATGGGAtggttctgaggaagaagagaagccTTCTGCCCAGACAGATGTTGTAGAAGGGCAGGAGCTGTCTAAATGTCCACCTGAAACATCTCTGATGCCAGATTGCAACAGCTGGAATGTAGCTCACAGAAGGTTGTCTGTCTTTCGTTCCCTCAGGCACATGAGACAG GTTCTTGGGGCATCAGCATTCCGCATGCTGGCTTGGCATGTTCTGATGGGGAACCAGGTCATCTGGAAAGCTCGAGACATGGATCTTGTCCAGTCTGCTTTTGACGTGCTACGG aCTATGCTGCCTGTTGGTTGCGTGCGCATCATCCCCTACAGTGACCAGTATGAAGAGGCATATCGTTGTAACTTCTTAGGGCTTAGCCCGCATGTACAAATCCCATCCCACATATTATCATCTG AGTTTGCAGTCCTAGTGGAAGTTCGCACTGCTACCCGGTCCAGTCTCTACCCAACTCTTTTCGATGATGAGCAGTCCCTCAACAAGTACGAGTTTGTTGTCACCAGCGGTAGCCCTGTTGCAGCAGATCGAG TTGGTCCTACCATCTTGAACAAGATTGAAGCCGCTCTGACCAACCAGAACCTGTCTGTAGATGTTGTGGATCAGTGCCTTGTTTGCCTAAAGGAAGAGTGGATGAA CAAAGTGAAGGTCCTCTTTAAATTCACTAAAGTGGACAGCAGACCCAAGGAGGACACCCAAAAACTGTTGAGCATTCTGGGAGCTGCAGAGGAGGACAACGTCAAGCTTCTGAAGTTCTGGATGACTGGCCTGAGCAAGACATACAAGTCCCACCTGATGTCCACAGTTCGCAGCCCAACTTCCTCAGAGTCCCGGAACTAA
- the FLCN gene encoding folliculin isoform X2: MNAIVALCHFCELHGPRTLFCTEVLHSPLPQGASSGDVSGQNEQAEEEEGGIQMSSRIRSHSPAEGASTDSSSPGPKKSDMCEGCRSLAGGHPGYVSHDKETSIKYVSHQHPNHPQLFSIVRQACVRSLSCEVCPGREGPIFFGDEQHGFVFSHTFFIKDSLARGFQRWYSIITIMMDRIYLINSWPFLLGKIRGIIDELQGKALKVFEAEQYGCPQRAQRMNTAFTPFLHQRNGNAARSLTSLTNDENLWACLHTSFAWLLKACGSRLTEKLLEGAPTEDTLVQMEKLADLKEESEGWDGSEEEEKPSAQTDVVEGQELSKCPPETSLMPDCNSWNVAHRRLSVFRSLRHMRQVLGASAFRMLAWHVLMGNQVIWKARDMDLVQSAFDVLRTMLPVGCVRIIPYSDQYEEAYRCNFLGLSPHVQIPSHILSSEFAVLVEVRTATRSSLYPTLFDDEQSLNKYEFVVTSGSPVAADRESLTVE; this comes from the exons ATGAATGCTATCGTTGCCCTCTGCCATTTTTGTGAGCTCCACGGTCCTCGCACCCTCTTTTGTACCGAGGTTCTGCATTCACCGCTTCCTCAAGGTGCAAGCAGCGGAGACGTCTCTGGGCAGAATGAGCAGGCGGAAGAAGAAGAAGGCGGCATTCAGATGAGCAGTAGGATCCGCTCACACAGCCCAGCGGAAGGTGCCAGTACTGACTCCAGCAGCCCAGGGCCGAAAAAGTCAGACATGTGTGAG GGTTGCCGCTCTCTTGCAGGAGGACATCCTGGATATGTCAGCCATGACAAAGAGACTTCAATCAAGTATGTCAGTCACCAACACCCAAATCACCCCCAGCTGTTCAGTATTGTGCGTCAGGCCTGTGTTCGCAGTCTGAGTTGTGAG GTCTGCCCAGGACGTGAAGGCCCTATTTTTTTCGGAGATGAACAGCATGGCTTTGTGTTCAGCCACACCTTCTTTATCAAAGACAGCCTGGCTCGTGGTTTCCAGCGCTGGTACAGCATCATCACTATCATGATGGACCGGATTTATCTAATCAATTCCTGGCCTTTCTTGTTGGGAAAAATCAGAGGCATCATTGATGAGCTTCAGGGCAAAGCGCTCAAG GTGTTTGAAGCAGAGCAGTACGGGTGCCCTCAGCGTGCCCAGCGGATGAACACAGCGTTCACTCCCTTCCTGCACCAGCGGAATGGCAATGCAGCCCGCTCCTTAACGTCACTGACCAATGATGAAAACCTATGGGCATGTTTGCACACTTCTTTTGCTTG GCTTTTGAAAGCTTGTGGCAGCCGGCTTACAGAGAAGCTTCTGGAGGGAGCACCAACAGAAGACACCCTTGTTCAGATGGAAAAACTTGCAG ACCTGAAAGAAGAGTCAGAAGGATGGGAtggttctgaggaagaagagaagccTTCTGCCCAGACAGATGTTGTAGAAGGGCAGGAGCTGTCTAAATGTCCACCTGAAACATCTCTGATGCCAGATTGCAACAGCTGGAATGTAGCTCACAGAAGGTTGTCTGTCTTTCGTTCCCTCAGGCACATGAGACAG GTTCTTGGGGCATCAGCATTCCGCATGCTGGCTTGGCATGTTCTGATGGGGAACCAGGTCATCTGGAAAGCTCGAGACATGGATCTTGTCCAGTCTGCTTTTGACGTGCTACGG aCTATGCTGCCTGTTGGTTGCGTGCGCATCATCCCCTACAGTGACCAGTATGAAGAGGCATATCGTTGTAACTTCTTAGGGCTTAGCCCGCATGTACAAATCCCATCCCACATATTATCATCTG AGTTTGCAGTCCTAGTGGAAGTTCGCACTGCTACCCGGTCCAGTCTCTACCCAACTCTTTTCGATGATGAGCAGTCCCTCAACAAGTACGAGTTTGTTGTCACCAGCGGTAGCCCTGTTGCAGCAGATCGAG AATCACTCACTGTTGAATGA